One window of the Brevundimonas goettingensis genome contains the following:
- a CDS encoding arginase family protein gives MVGALITRRAPPQTPDGRYIVVRGRLWRRSNPALDPDTRDRQVKALMAARRAVRDALAAGDPEALRAARGEVQAAKVALGERGPVWWTDGAPDLNRHMARNTPYADWVAGLGESVSRPAGD, from the coding sequence ATGGTCGGAGCCTTGATCACGCGCCGGGCGCCGCCGCAGACACCGGACGGCCGCTATATCGTCGTCCGGGGCCGCCTCTGGCGGCGCTCGAACCCCGCCCTCGATCCCGACACCCGGGATCGGCAGGTCAAGGCCCTGATGGCCGCACGCCGCGCTGTCCGCGACGCGCTCGCTGCCGGTGATCCCGAGGCGCTGAGGGCGGCGCGCGGAGAGGTCCAGGCCGCCAAGGTCGCCCTGGGCGAGCGCGGTCCGGTCTGGTGGACAGACGGCGCGCCCGATCTCAACCGCCACATGGCGCGCAACACGCCTTACGCCGACTGGGTCGCGGGTCTCGGAGAGAGCGTCTCGCGACCCGCCGGCGATTGA
- the trbB gene encoding P-type conjugative transfer ATPase TrbB encodes MAVHPIVGERKLEALRHALGETVLAALEEPAVVEILANPDGRLVLDRAGDGRCDTGERLSAEARERVIKLVADYVGESVARETPRLSGVLPATGERFQGLLPPLVTAPAFSIRKRPPVIWSLDDYLRDGVLDAAQARALRQAVETRANILISGGTGSGKTTLANAVLAEPGFAGDRVILIEDTPELQCGAWDLLPVLTRRSAPPVGVGDLVRDALRLRPDRIVVGEVRDGAAVLETLKSWNTGHPGGLTTIHANSAQDALSRLEDLMAEVSIRPSRRMMGQAIDLIVHIARRPGGRRVEAVLAVDGVDGAAWRIRRVA; translated from the coding sequence ATGGCGGTCCATCCGATCGTCGGCGAGCGCAAGCTGGAAGCGCTGCGCCACGCCCTGGGCGAGACGGTGCTCGCCGCGCTGGAGGAGCCGGCCGTGGTCGAAATCCTCGCCAATCCGGACGGGCGGCTGGTCCTCGACCGGGCCGGAGACGGGCGCTGCGACACCGGAGAACGGCTGTCGGCCGAGGCCCGGGAAAGGGTCATCAAACTGGTCGCCGACTATGTCGGCGAGAGCGTCGCGCGCGAGACGCCGCGGCTGTCGGGCGTCCTGCCCGCGACCGGCGAGCGCTTCCAGGGGCTTTTGCCGCCCCTCGTCACGGCGCCGGCCTTCTCGATCCGGAAGCGCCCGCCCGTGATCTGGAGCCTCGACGACTATCTGCGCGACGGGGTGCTGGACGCGGCCCAGGCCCGGGCCCTGCGCCAGGCCGTCGAGACGCGGGCCAACATCCTCATCTCGGGGGGGACCGGATCGGGCAAGACCACCCTCGCCAATGCGGTCCTGGCCGAGCCCGGGTTCGCCGGCGACCGCGTCATCCTGATCGAGGATACCCCGGAACTGCAATGCGGGGCCTGGGACCTGTTGCCGGTCCTGACCCGGCGGTCCGCTCCGCCCGTGGGCGTCGGCGACCTCGTGCGGGACGCCCTCCGGCTTCGGCCCGACCGGATCGTCGTCGGTGAGGTTCGGGACGGGGCGGCGGTTCTGGAAACCCTGAAGAGCTGGAACACGGGCCACCCGGGCGGGCTCACCACCATCCACGCCAACTCGGCGCAAGACGCCCTGTCACGGCTCGAGGATCTGATGGCGGAGGTCTCGATCCGCCCGTCCCGGCGCATGATGGGCCAGGCGATCGACCTGATCGTCCACATCGCGCGGCGCCCGGGAGGTCGCCGTGTCGAGGCAGTGCTGGCCGTCGACGGGGTCGACGGCGCCGCCTGGCGGATCAGGCGCGTCGCCTGA
- a CDS encoding type IV secretory system conjugative DNA transfer family protein, producing the protein MRLIGLGLGLVVGAAAATELFAWTYGWAETLGPAWRVNADLSLYPPWAIFIWRGQFGEEAHAVMARCAPLMLLGGVGGLGLGAVAGDRPHRRIRGWGGWTDIRGAGLLARDGAVLGLFRGRVLATTDLRPTLVTGGTRSGKGRGHVTPTLLSWGQSVLVHDPKRELWSVTAGWRSRFSHALYFDPRDPVSARWNPLAEIQPGPGELAQVQRLVAILSDPGGVRDDEAIWDKAASEILEAVILHVLYTAEDADKSLVRVRELLADLDAAADVMVKTLHRAGPGGEPEAHPFIRTAVKGYAAMHDRFRTSVQGTARSYLKWLAGDDLERVLSASDFSLGDLMCAQAPVSLYVQVAPADAAALRPLVRLLFYAAAQALTAEERRDATGRDKRHSLLMVMDEFPLLGRLAFFEKSLRLMSGYGVKAMFVAQSLNDIVETYGAHNTILDNCAVYTAFSALDPLTQDKVSKLTGSVTETRTSRSGPALMGAGRSSVSRAEIERPLLEPGEIRSLPDDQQLMFVAGRRPLRTEKLLYDRREPFRSRAGEAAPDQGVRIDAPPPRPHPWAGRRALGQDAEASLPLFKEVSAAIDDRKIAAKAAEIAGKVTQEMAAQEAALDYLRGLADAKD; encoded by the coding sequence ATGCGGCTGATCGGTCTCGGTCTGGGTCTGGTGGTCGGCGCGGCGGCGGCGACCGAACTGTTCGCCTGGACCTACGGCTGGGCCGAAACGCTCGGTCCGGCCTGGCGGGTCAATGCGGATCTGTCCCTCTATCCGCCCTGGGCCATCTTCATCTGGCGCGGCCAGTTCGGGGAGGAGGCCCATGCGGTCATGGCCCGATGCGCGCCCCTGATGCTGCTGGGCGGGGTCGGCGGACTGGGGCTCGGCGCCGTGGCCGGCGACCGGCCGCATCGGCGGATCAGGGGCTGGGGCGGCTGGACGGACATCCGCGGGGCGGGCCTTCTGGCGCGGGACGGGGCGGTGCTCGGCCTGTTCAGGGGACGGGTCCTGGCCACGACCGATCTGCGGCCGACCCTGGTCACAGGCGGGACGCGCAGCGGCAAGGGCCGGGGACATGTCACGCCGACCCTCCTGTCCTGGGGGCAGAGCGTCCTCGTGCACGATCCCAAGCGCGAACTCTGGTCCGTGACGGCCGGGTGGCGCTCGCGGTTCTCCCACGCCCTGTATTTCGACCCGCGCGATCCCGTCTCGGCGCGCTGGAACCCCCTGGCCGAAATCCAGCCGGGCCCGGGAGAACTGGCCCAGGTCCAGAGGCTGGTGGCCATTCTGTCGGACCCCGGCGGGGTGAGGGACGACGAGGCCATCTGGGACAAGGCGGCCTCGGAAATCCTCGAGGCGGTGATCCTGCACGTCCTCTATACGGCCGAGGACGCGGACAAGAGCCTCGTCCGGGTGCGCGAGCTTCTGGCGGACCTCGACGCCGCCGCCGACGTCATGGTCAAGACCCTGCACCGGGCCGGCCCGGGCGGCGAGCCCGAGGCGCATCCCTTCATCCGCACCGCCGTGAAGGGCTATGCGGCCATGCACGACCGGTTCCGCACCTCCGTCCAGGGCACGGCGCGCTCCTATCTGAAGTGGCTGGCGGGTGACGACCTGGAGCGGGTCCTGTCCGCGTCCGACTTTTCGTTGGGCGACCTGATGTGTGCGCAGGCGCCGGTGTCGCTCTATGTGCAGGTGGCGCCGGCCGACGCCGCGGCGCTGCGGCCCCTGGTGCGGCTGCTCTTCTATGCGGCGGCCCAGGCCCTGACGGCGGAGGAGAGGCGCGACGCCACGGGCCGCGACAAGCGCCACAGCCTCCTGATGGTCATGGACGAGTTTCCCCTGCTGGGACGGCTGGCCTTCTTCGAGAAGTCCCTGCGCCTGATGAGCGGCTACGGCGTCAAGGCCATGTTCGTCGCCCAGTCCTTGAATGACATCGTCGAGACCTACGGCGCCCACAACACCATTCTCGACAACTGCGCGGTCTATACCGCCTTCTCGGCCCTGGACCCGCTGACCCAGGACAAGGTGTCGAAGCTCACCGGCTCGGTGACGGAGACTCGCACGAGCCGGAGCGGCCCGGCGTTGATGGGAGCGGGGCGGAGCTCGGTGTCGCGCGCCGAGATCGAACGGCCCCTGCTGGAGCCCGGCGAGATCCGGTCCCTGCCGGACGATCAGCAGCTGATGTTCGTCGCCGGCCGGCGCCCGCTGCGGACGGAGAAGCTGCTCTATGACCGGCGCGAGCCGTTCCGGAGCCGGGCCGGGGAGGCGGCGCCCGACCAGGGCGTCCGCATCGACGCGCCGCCGCCACGACCGCACCCTTGGGCGGGGCGCCGGGCCCTGGGCCAGGACGCCGAGGCCAGCCTGCCGTTGTTCAAGGAGGTCTCGGCCGCCATCGACGACAGGAAGATCGCGGCCAAGGCCGCGGAGATCGCGGGCAAGGTCACGCAGGAGATGGCCGCCCAGGAGGCCGCGCTCGATTATCTGAGAGGATTAGCCGATGCCAAGGACTAA
- a CDS encoding IS5 family transposase — protein sequence MARYDLSETEWRLIQPLLPNKPRGVARVDDRRVINGIFYILRTGSPWRDLPGRYGPHTTVYNRFNRWAKAGVWVRVFEALSAASPGSMHLIDSSIIRAHQHAAGGKRGPDHAIGRSRGGLSTKINALVDQDGLPLRITLSAGQASDKAAVEELIYGLKPAKALVADRGYDAQAVIDLVRSRGGCAHIPTQKDRKVQRSVDPAIYRQRNVVERYFCKLKHFRRVATRFDKLARNFLAAVLLASTRLWLRAYESTT from the coding sequence ATGGCGCGATACGATCTGAGCGAAACGGAGTGGCGGCTGATCCAGCCGTTGCTTCCGAACAAGCCCCGCGGCGTGGCCCGCGTGGACGACCGTCGGGTGATCAACGGCATCTTCTACATTCTGAGGACGGGTTCGCCCTGGCGTGACCTGCCGGGTCGCTACGGGCCGCACACGACGGTCTACAATCGCTTCAATCGGTGGGCCAAAGCAGGCGTCTGGGTGCGGGTGTTCGAGGCGCTGTCGGCGGCGTCGCCGGGTTCGATGCACCTGATCGACAGTTCGATCATTCGGGCCCACCAGCACGCCGCCGGTGGAAAAAGGGGGCCGGATCACGCCATCGGCCGATCTCGTGGGGGACTGAGCACCAAGATCAACGCCCTGGTCGATCAGGACGGATTGCCGCTCAGGATCACCCTCTCGGCCGGCCAGGCGTCCGACAAGGCCGCCGTCGAGGAACTGATCTACGGCCTCAAGCCCGCCAAGGCGCTCGTCGCCGACAGAGGTTACGACGCACAGGCCGTCATCGATCTGGTCCGCTCTCGCGGCGGCTGCGCCCATATCCCGACCCAGAAGGATCGCAAGGTCCAGCGCTCCGTCGATCCCGCCATCTATCGACAGCGCAACGTCGTGGAGCGCTACTTCTGCAAGCTCAAGCACTTCCGCCGCGTCGCCACACGCTTCGACAAACTGGCCCGCAACTTCCTCGCCGCCGTACTGCTGGCCTCAACCCGCCTGTGGCTCAGAGCTTATGAGTCCACGACCTAA
- a CDS encoding sugar-binding domain-containing protein yields MQLDRRGFLTAGTASVVAVTATESAAAGAGALAIADEGWSLWIDEGAAWKDDDIHLPGAFDLAALPVNPPTGGWDALKSVDALTVSLPTTVEEHLWGRFGTRPYGPDEYRYAETDNVPQYGAYKGVSWWSKAVDIPAEAAGRRVLLNLRGARLRAEVFLNEILVGYSIMSELPFSCDLTEAMRPGQANRLAIRITNPGGRYDWRDSTTMVWGKVKLFASHGFGGIDRGLALSLHPMTGRIDDAWVLNTPEPRTVTGLMDILLEQPVAASAIPSLRSKAGVELVDDRTGQRVPAVVRLDALETLGDRRLRARFTVTAPTAKLWDLETPNLYRLRFRWAETPEAIDTREPRFGFRWFGVEGVGTDALLRLNGRRTRLYSAISWGYWGYNGLWPTPELAKREVTAAKTLGLNTLHFHRNVGKPEVFAAMDEMGLMRVMEPGGGRHAVGRDLQPGESLSPADAFSRDFMVEKCRAMARAFRSHPSLVQYTLQNEIGANLANPDVQFVLKAIHDEDPSRAVVLNDGFVKRGAAQAMYLPYNDHYFRSDVEEWGGWWVEHQAAGDQWYDRFYKSKDDYVHMQKGKPFIVEFGEMQGCAVADNHVKIVADILAHGGKSYDLGDHKVVVAATSAYLDRWGFRGAFQTTEALFLSVGRKAYESWRNYLENIRLGETVDVACVSGWESTAIENHSGIVDNLRYFKADPELLGQALRPVMAVAKPKALAYALGETAELDLWLFNDAATSATGEIVVSLTGPSGAETVFARRPAPQQTPDQFSYLVAESVRSPAFAEEGLHRLRVTVGGVTSERELWATGPAAARRPLRIGVSGIARSLRTKLEGLPGVTLEDVIAGGRYDGIIASGLKADEIARRQIGEETGLEAQPTPGQTPPVVLGELPEEVLAAVRAGTPLLAVIQEDGLADGVAKQLSGLGLFDYAGQVGGLRAPWMGNWNYVRAHSTFDGVPVDCGMSVLHQVEGQPSNGLVIEGQGVEVIAAYSRDHDRQNGAASFIVRKDGMRVLVHRLPDMAGPLQTRWLANAVGWLAEDTSHA; encoded by the coding sequence ATGCAGCTGGATCGACGAGGTTTCCTGACAGCCGGCACCGCCTCCGTGGTCGCCGTCACAGCCACAGAATCCGCAGCTGCGGGCGCTGGCGCCCTGGCCATCGCCGACGAAGGTTGGAGCCTGTGGATCGATGAGGGCGCGGCCTGGAAGGATGACGACATCCATCTGCCCGGGGCCTTCGATCTGGCGGCCTTGCCAGTCAATCCGCCGACCGGCGGCTGGGACGCGCTGAAGTCCGTCGACGCCCTGACCGTCAGCCTGCCGACCACGGTCGAGGAGCATCTCTGGGGTCGGTTCGGCACGCGGCCCTATGGCCCCGACGAATACCGCTACGCGGAGACCGACAATGTCCCGCAGTATGGCGCCTACAAGGGCGTGTCCTGGTGGTCGAAGGCCGTCGACATTCCGGCCGAGGCGGCGGGCCGGCGGGTGCTGCTCAACCTGCGCGGGGCGCGCCTCCGGGCCGAGGTCTTCCTGAACGAGATTCTGGTCGGCTATTCGATCATGTCGGAGCTGCCGTTCAGCTGTGACCTGACCGAGGCCATGCGGCCGGGGCAGGCGAACCGGTTGGCGATCCGCATCACCAATCCGGGCGGGCGCTACGACTGGCGAGATTCCACCACCATGGTCTGGGGTAAGGTGAAGCTGTTCGCCTCGCACGGCTTTGGCGGCATCGACCGGGGTCTGGCCCTGAGCCTGCATCCGATGACCGGCCGTATCGACGACGCCTGGGTGCTCAATACGCCCGAGCCGCGCACGGTCACCGGGTTGATGGACATCCTGCTGGAGCAGCCGGTCGCGGCCTCGGCCATCCCCAGCCTGCGGTCGAAAGCCGGCGTCGAACTGGTCGACGACAGGACGGGGCAGAGGGTTCCGGCCGTCGTCCGTCTGGACGCGCTGGAGACTCTCGGCGACCGGCGCCTGCGCGCCCGGTTCACGGTGACGGCGCCCACCGCGAAACTTTGGGATCTGGAGACGCCGAATCTCTATCGCCTGCGCTTCCGCTGGGCGGAAACTCCTGAGGCAATCGACACGCGCGAGCCGCGCTTCGGCTTCCGCTGGTTCGGGGTCGAGGGCGTCGGAACCGACGCCCTGCTGCGTCTGAACGGCCGCCGGACGCGGCTCTACTCGGCGATCTCCTGGGGCTACTGGGGCTACAACGGTCTCTGGCCCACGCCGGAGTTGGCGAAGCGTGAAGTGACCGCGGCCAAGACCCTGGGTCTGAACACGCTCCACTTCCACCGCAACGTCGGCAAGCCCGAGGTCTTCGCGGCCATGGACGAGATGGGGCTGATGCGGGTGATGGAGCCTGGCGGCGGCCGCCATGCCGTCGGCCGCGACCTCCAGCCCGGCGAGAGCTTGTCGCCCGCCGACGCCTTCAGCCGCGACTTCATGGTTGAGAAATGCCGCGCCATGGCCCGCGCCTTCCGCTCGCATCCGTCGCTGGTCCAGTACACGCTTCAGAACGAGATCGGCGCGAACCTGGCCAATCCCGACGTCCAGTTCGTGCTCAAGGCCATCCATGACGAGGATCCGAGCCGGGCGGTGGTCCTGAACGACGGCTTCGTGAAGCGCGGCGCGGCCCAGGCCATGTACCTGCCGTACAACGACCACTACTTCCGCTCCGACGTCGAGGAGTGGGGCGGCTGGTGGGTCGAGCACCAGGCGGCCGGCGACCAGTGGTACGACCGCTTCTACAAGTCGAAAGACGACTATGTGCACATGCAGAAGGGCAAGCCCTTCATCGTCGAATTCGGCGAGATGCAGGGCTGCGCCGTCGCCGACAACCATGTGAAGATCGTCGCCGACATCCTGGCCCACGGCGGCAAGAGCTACGACTTGGGGGACCACAAGGTCGTGGTGGCGGCGACCAGCGCCTATCTGGACCGCTGGGGTTTCCGCGGCGCCTTCCAGACGACCGAGGCCCTGTTCCTGTCGGTCGGGCGCAAGGCCTACGAGAGCTGGCGGAACTATCTGGAGAACATCCGTCTGGGCGAGACGGTGGACGTGGCGTGCGTTTCCGGCTGGGAGAGCACGGCGATCGAGAACCACTCGGGCATCGTCGACAACCTGCGCTACTTCAAGGCCGATCCTGAGCTGCTGGGGCAGGCGCTGAGGCCCGTCATGGCCGTCGCCAAGCCAAAGGCCCTGGCCTATGCGCTCGGGGAGACGGCCGAGCTGGACCTGTGGCTGTTCAACGATGCGGCGACGTCCGCGACCGGCGAGATCGTTGTGAGCCTGACGGGGCCGTCGGGGGCGGAAACGGTCTTCGCGCGGCGCCCGGCGCCCCAGCAGACGCCCGATCAGTTCAGCTATCTGGTCGCCGAGAGCGTGCGGTCGCCGGCCTTCGCCGAGGAGGGGCTGCACCGATTGCGTGTCACGGTCGGCGGGGTGACCTCGGAGCGGGAGCTGTGGGCGACCGGTCCGGCGGCGGCGAGGCGGCCACTGCGGATCGGGGTCTCGGGCATCGCCCGCAGCCTGCGGACGAAGCTTGAGGGCCTGCCGGGCGTGACGCTGGAGGATGTGATCGCGGGCGGCCGCTATGACGGGATCATCGCCTCGGGTCTGAAGGCCGATGAGATCGCGCGACGGCAAATCGGCGAGGAAACCGGTCTGGAGGCCCAGCCGACTCCGGGCCAGACGCCGCCGGTGGTGCTGGGCGAACTGCCGGAGGAGGTTCTGGCCGCCGTCCGTGCCGGTACGCCGCTGCTGGCTGTGATCCAGGAGGACGGTCTGGCCGACGGGGTGGCGAAGCAGCTCTCCGGCCTCGGACTGTTCGACTATGCGGGTCAGGTCGGCGGCCTGCGCGCGCCCTGGATGGGCAACTGGAACTATGTCCGCGCCCATTCGACCTTCGACGGCGTGCCCGTCGACTGCGGCATGAGCGTCCTGCATCAGGTCGAGGGCCAGCCCTCAAATGGTCTGGTGATCGAGGGGCAGGGCGTCGAGGTCATCGCCGCCTACAGCCGTGACCACGACCGCCAGAACGGCGCCGCCAGCTTCATCGTGCGCAAGGACGGCATGCGGGTGCTGGTGCATCGTCTGCCGGATATGGCCGGGCCGCTACAGACCCGCTGGCTCGCCAACGCCGTCGGCTGGCTGGCCGAAGACACTTCACACGCGTGA
- a CDS encoding TonB-dependent receptor, translated as MAGAVQAQTTPPTAEPAADSQASEVEEVVVTGIRASLRRALDTKRNSNVMVDAINAEDIADFPDANLAESLQRLPGVSIDRDNGEGRTISVRGLGGDFTRVRLNGLETLSTAGSNDSGSSPNRGRGFDFSTFASELFSSLKVQKTASAETDEGALGATVDLVSGRPFNFPGRRFGLSVQDAYYANGETNNPRVAGLISDRWRFNHIGEFGILGSVAYNKRNSISDSYERGPGQSDYAYRGATFQGTSTPAGSEYQGFARPIGTTIPNVTNPNALALMTGSDPAAYALINGNGRGSLVRIPALPTINHREIEQERLGLTLGAQWRPTDRTTVSVDGLYSTFDSSSVNYQIVPVGLNRNNTSGVIPNATNYSYNTARPGAPSPGTVNTNQGSAAQRRALYSTCTSQPVLTGSNGNRIRDAIDCGESQNGGALVPGYGFSFNPNNLDVYEYYNNPLSPGYINDPYGLAMRGAFIGRPATRLIDAAVSDDGSQATYLKLGNVDFRSAADSGTFTTEFQQLSINVDHQFTDRLRLNFTYGASKSTNESQGLLAEFTRLDSGNGTAGNDYFVYDARGGGDFPLMNFGFDTADPTKWDFVKGFSALRNYRRSVENTYSGGRLDFAFEANDSITLKFGGGQRQFGFSTSQAERLIGDTVNPSLLEGGSPTTVKDMGQLISWGQGLDVPNGMPTSFWAPNLQAFDNRFGFTCDCINKWGDWRLSRLRSPASSFGVDETDTSFYLQADFDTLLFDRRLRGNVGVRYALTELESSGLTTTARQVSATNDYDDTLPSVNVVYELSDKMFLRFGAAKVMARPLLGNLAPSITAFSVPNTAGATTGGSITLGNPKLQPFRATNYDLSFEWYFARDALFSVALFDKEISSFPQTLVGENRLSEILSADEIAQLREAFLDAPGAVPNANLANQRAYLDSDQLFGVRQFRDAPGGYLRGIELSYQQALKFLPWYFENLGIQANYTHIESELSYILSPQPLVVGKGPFLGASPDAFNFTLYYEVPKFSARVSTSYRAEYQTTYPLATGTCDPGVCDSPLVNDFGGSAATLNVDFSSTYKFNDNFSLTVEALNLTDQANDRYAYSASPVTTSFGRTGRQFFVGARMSF; from the coding sequence ATGGCGGGTGCGGTCCAGGCCCAGACAACACCGCCGACCGCCGAGCCGGCGGCCGACTCCCAAGCCAGCGAGGTCGAGGAAGTCGTGGTGACCGGCATCCGCGCTTCGCTTCGCCGAGCGCTCGACACCAAGCGCAACTCCAATGTCATGGTCGACGCCATCAACGCGGAGGACATCGCCGACTTCCCGGACGCCAATCTGGCCGAGTCCCTGCAACGTCTGCCTGGCGTTTCGATTGACCGGGACAACGGGGAGGGGCGCACAATTTCGGTCCGGGGCCTGGGCGGGGATTTCACCCGGGTACGGCTGAACGGCCTCGAAACCCTTTCGACTGCAGGTTCGAACGACTCTGGCTCCAGCCCCAACCGGGGCCGCGGCTTCGATTTCTCGACCTTTGCTTCGGAGTTGTTCAGCTCCCTCAAGGTTCAGAAGACGGCGTCGGCCGAGACCGATGAAGGCGCGCTCGGCGCCACCGTCGATCTGGTTTCCGGTCGCCCGTTCAATTTCCCGGGTCGGCGTTTCGGCCTTTCTGTCCAGGATGCCTATTACGCCAACGGCGAGACCAACAATCCGCGCGTGGCGGGGCTGATCTCCGATCGCTGGCGGTTCAACCATATCGGCGAGTTCGGAATCCTCGGCTCGGTCGCCTATAACAAGCGCAACTCGATCAGCGACAGCTACGAGCGCGGTCCGGGGCAGAGCGACTACGCCTACCGCGGCGCCACCTTCCAGGGCACCAGCACCCCGGCCGGATCGGAATACCAGGGCTTCGCACGTCCCATCGGCACGACGATTCCCAACGTCACCAACCCCAATGCCCTGGCCCTGATGACCGGGTCGGATCCCGCCGCCTACGCCCTGATCAACGGCAACGGACGTGGATCTTTGGTGCGTATTCCCGCCTTGCCCACGATCAATCACCGCGAGATCGAACAGGAGCGGCTGGGCCTGACGCTCGGCGCCCAGTGGCGACCGACCGACCGGACGACCGTCAGTGTCGATGGCCTCTATTCCACGTTCGACAGCTCTTCGGTCAATTATCAGATCGTCCCCGTTGGCCTGAACCGCAACAATACCTCCGGCGTGATCCCCAACGCCACGAACTACAGCTACAATACCGCGCGGCCGGGCGCGCCCAGCCCGGGGACCGTCAATACGAACCAGGGGTCTGCGGCCCAGAGGCGCGCCCTTTATTCGACCTGCACCTCGCAGCCCGTCCTGACGGGCTCCAACGGGAACCGTATCCGGGACGCCATCGATTGCGGGGAGTCCCAGAACGGCGGCGCGCTCGTCCCGGGCTATGGCTTCAGCTTCAATCCCAACAACCTGGACGTCTACGAATACTATAACAATCCGCTGTCCCCGGGTTACATCAATGACCCTTACGGCCTGGCCATGCGCGGCGCCTTCATCGGCCGACCCGCGACGCGACTGATCGACGCCGCCGTCAGCGACGACGGCAGCCAGGCGACCTATCTGAAGCTGGGCAATGTCGATTTCCGCTCGGCGGCCGACTCAGGGACCTTCACGACCGAGTTCCAGCAGCTGTCGATCAATGTCGATCACCAGTTCACCGACAGGCTGCGCCTGAACTTTACCTACGGCGCCTCGAAGTCGACCAACGAGAGCCAGGGCCTGCTGGCCGAGTTCACCCGCCTGGACTCCGGCAACGGCACGGCCGGCAACGACTACTTCGTCTATGACGCTCGTGGCGGCGGCGACTTCCCGCTGATGAATTTCGGGTTCGACACAGCCGATCCGACCAAGTGGGATTTCGTGAAGGGCTTCTCCGCCCTGAGGAACTACCGTCGCTCGGTCGAGAACACCTACAGCGGCGGCAGGCTCGACTTCGCGTTCGAGGCCAACGACAGCATCACGTTGAAGTTCGGCGGCGGCCAGCGTCAATTCGGCTTCAGCACCAGCCAGGCCGAGCGCCTGATCGGGGACACCGTCAACCCCAGTCTGCTCGAGGGGGGCTCGCCCACAACCGTCAAGGACATGGGCCAGCTGATCTCCTGGGGGCAGGGGCTGGATGTGCCCAACGGCATGCCGACGTCGTTCTGGGCGCCCAACCTGCAGGCCTTCGACAACAGGTTCGGCTTCACCTGCGACTGTATCAACAAATGGGGCGACTGGCGGCTGTCCAGGCTGCGCAGCCCCGCGAGCTCATTCGGCGTAGACGAGACCGACACCAGCTTCTACCTGCAAGCCGACTTCGACACCCTGCTGTTCGATCGACGTCTGCGCGGTAATGTCGGGGTACGCTACGCCCTGACTGAACTGGAATCGAGCGGCCTGACAACCACGGCCCGTCAGGTCTCGGCGACCAACGACTATGACGACACCCTGCCGTCGGTGAACGTCGTCTATGAGCTGTCGGACAAGATGTTCCTGCGCTTCGGCGCCGCCAAGGTGATGGCCCGCCCCCTGCTCGGAAATCTGGCGCCCAGCATCACCGCCTTCTCCGTACCCAACACCGCCGGCGCCACCACGGGCGGCAGCATCACCCTTGGCAATCCCAAGCTGCAGCCCTTCCGCGCCACCAACTACGACCTCAGCTTCGAATGGTATTTCGCCCGCGACGCCCTGTTCTCGGTCGCCCTCTTCGACAAGGAGATCAGCAGCTTCCCGCAGACCTTGGTCGGCGAGAACCGGCTGTCGGAAATCCTCTCGGCCGACGAGATCGCCCAGTTGCGCGAAGCCTTCCTCGATGCGCCGGGCGCGGTTCCCAATGCCAATCTGGCCAACCAGCGGGCCTATCTCGACAGCGACCAGCTCTTCGGGGTGCGCCAGTTCCGTGACGCTCCCGGGGGCTATCTGAGAGGCATTGAACTGTCCTACCAGCAGGCTCTGAAATTCCTGCCCTGGTATTTCGAAAACCTCGGCATCCAAGCGAACTACACCCATATCGAAAGCGAGCTGAGCTACATTCTGAGCCCGCAGCCTCTCGTGGTGGGCAAGGGCCCGTTCCTCGGCGCCTCGCCTGACGCCTTCAACTTCACACTCTACTACGAAGTCCCGAAGTTCTCGGCGCGTGTCTCGACCTCGTATCGCGCCGAGTACCAGACGACCTATCCGCTGGCGACCGGCACCTGCGATCCGGGTGTCTGCGACAGTCCCCTGGTCAATGATTTTGGAGGTAGCGCGGCCACCCTCAATGTCGACTTCTCCTCGACCTACAAGTTCAACGACAACTTCAGCCTGACCGTCGAGGCCCTGAACCTCACCGATCAGGCGAACGATCGCTATGCCTACTCCGCCAGCCCCGTGACGACCTCCTTCGGCCGGACCGGCCGCCAGTTCTTCGTCGGCGCGCGGATGTCGTTCTAA